A single window of Aspergillus puulaauensis MK2 DNA, chromosome 5, nearly complete sequence DNA harbors:
- a CDS encoding putative mannosylphosphate transferase (Mnn4) (COG:S;~EggNog:ENOG410PHG2;~InterPro:IPR009644,IPR007074;~SECRETED:SignalP(1-18)) yields the protein MNLRALLALVSILGTAVAVAIPSSDQTNSSASSGHGTVVNHSKPYYLQTKYGLNASEEYKYFQEPGNDEIHAHYDSRFFKEPVPKEQRSQTLTHIVHSYFKFFKENDLETWIAHGTLLGWWWNGKIMPWDWDIDTQVSEATLLRLADNFNGTEVHYNTTNPDAQHSYLLDINPWARQRNRGTGANIIDARWIDMQTGLYIDITGLSQLNKEKPNEWGCKNYHNYLLNDIYPLRATFFEGVAANVPYRYEAVLRDEYHDNALTEIHYNHYTWNPEIEEWVFDEPVEEGEKDGKKDGEKTGDENGEKDEKEGDKDGEGSDKQYE from the exons ATGAACCTTCGGGCTCTACTGGCTCTCGTCAGTATATTGGGCACcgcggtggccgtggccATTCCGAGCTCCGACCAAACGAACTCATCGGCATCCAGCGGCCACGGAACCGTTGTTAATCATAGTAAACCATACTATCTGCAAACAAAGTACGGGCTCAACGCATCAGAGGAATACAAATATTTCCAGGAACCAGGGAACGACGAGATCCACGCCCATTATGACTCGCGCTTCTTTAAAGAGCCAGTGCCGAAGGAGCAGCGCTCGCAGACGCTGACCCATATCGTCCATTCGTATTTCAAGTTCTTCAAAGAAAACGATCTCGAGACCTGGATTGCACACGGGACCCtgttggggtggtggtggaatgGCAAG ATTATGCCCTGGGACTGGGATATTGATACCCAGGTCTCCGAAGCCACGCTACTTCGTCTCGCGGATAATTTCAACGGAACCGAAGTCCACTATAACACCACCAATCCGGATGCACAGCACTCCTACCTCTTAGACATCAATCCCTGGGCGCGGCAGCGTAATCGCGGAACGGGAGCAAACATCATTGACGCCCGTTGGATCGACATGCAGACGGGCCTATACATTGACATCACGGGGCTCAGCCAGTTAAACAAAGAGAAGCCCAATGAATGGGGCTGCAAGAATTACCACAATTACCTTTTGAACGATATATACCCGCTTCGTGCAACCTTCTTTGAGGGTGTCGCGGCCAATGTCCCTTACCGGTATGAGGCGGTCTTAAGGGATGAATATCATGATAACGCATTGACGGAGATACACTACAACCA TTATACTTGGAATCCGGAAATAGAGGAATGGGTATTCGATGAACctgtcgaggagggcgagaaagACGGGAAGAAAGATGGAGAGAAAACCGGTGATGAGAACGGAGAGAAAGATGAGAAAGAAGGTGATAAAGACGGGGAAGGGAGTGATAAACAATACGAGTAG